A single genomic interval of Helianthus annuus cultivar XRQ/B chromosome 13, HanXRQr2.0-SUNRISE, whole genome shotgun sequence harbors:
- the LOC110898562 gene encoding uncharacterized protein LOC110898562: protein MVDQSVAFTGAPFFVVGAIWFVIFGLFLSITCFCYCCCRKEPFGYSKTAYTVSLVLLILFTITTIVGCIVLYTGQGKFNSSTKKALKYIAHQAEITAKTLGNVSDDLAAAKKIAVAQVFLPVDVQADIDKIQTKLNASAIELSKRTEANKKDIQKILRTVRIMLIVISVGMLLLTFIGLMFSILGMQCIVYTLVLFGWIFVTLTFILCSVFLCLHNATADSCEAMNQWVQNPTAHTTLDDILPCVDNTTAHDTSKRSKEVTVQLITVINQVIRNVTNGNFAPSNAPLYYNQSGPTMPPLCNPFNPDFTNRTCEPGEVPLSNASSVYSKYVCQVSSNQICTTTGRLTPDSFNQMSAGIELGYSLWLYGPFLVDLQDCTFVRKTFTDISRDHCPGLCHYLNWIYVGLLMVSLAVMFSLVCWVIYARERRHRVYTNTVIGRSGRGGEKDM, encoded by the exons ATGGTTGACCAGTCTGTGGCTTTCACGGGTGCACCGTTCTTTGTGGTGGGTGCAATTTGGTTCGTGATCTTTGGTCTATTCTTATCTATAACATGCTTCTGCTACTGTTGTTGCCGGAAAGAACCTTTCGGCTATTCCAAAACCGCTTACACTGTATCACTCGTTCTTCTAATTCTGTTCACCATCACCACAAT TGTTGGATGCATCGTTTTGTACACGGGTCAGGGGAAATTTAACTCAAGTACAAAAAAAGCGTTGAAATATATCGCTCATCAAGCTGAAATAACTGCTAAAACACTTGGTAACGTGTCGGATGATCTTGCTGCTGCTAAAAAAATAGCCGTTGCACAAGTGTTTTTGCCGGTTGATGTGCAAGCTGACATTGATAAGATACAAACTAAGCTTAATGCTTCGGCTATTGAACTCTCTAAGAGAACCGAAGCGAATAAAAAAGACATTCAGAAAATCCTTCGAACTGT GAGAATAATGTTGATTGTTATATCCGTGGGGATGTTGCTTTTGACGTTTATTGGATTGA TGTTTTCCATTCTTGGCATGCAATGCATAGTATACAC ATTGGTGTTATTTGGATGGATTTTTGTGACCCTAACATTTATATTATGCAGCGTGTTCCTTTGTCTCCACAA CGCGACTGCAGACAGCTGCGAAGCAATGAACCAATGGGTCCAAAACCCTACGGCTCACACGACTCTAGACGACATACTTCCATGTGTAGACAACACCACGGCTCACGATACCTCAAAGAGGTCCAAAGAGGTCACGGTCCAACTCATAACCGTGATCAACCAAGTCATAAGAAACGTCACAAATGGCAATTTCGCACCAAGCAATGCACCACTTTACTACAACCAATCTGGCCCAACAATGCCACCCCTTTGCAACCCATTCAATCCGGACTTCACTAACCGAACATGTGAACCCGGTGAAGTGCCATTGAGTAACGCCTCAAGTGTATATAGTAAATATGTTTGTCAAGTTTCATCTAACCAGATATGCACCACCACGGGCCGTCTAACGCCTGACTCGTTTAACCAAATGTCCGCTGGGATAGAACTAGGCTACTCGTTGTGGTTGTACGGGCCGTTTTTGGTGGATCTTCAAGATTGCACATTTGTCCGGAAGACGTTTACAGACATATCTCGAGATCATTGCCCGGGGCTATGTCACTACCTCAACTGGATATATGTCGGGCTGTTGATGGTGTCATTGGCGGTGATGTTTTCGCTCGTTTGTTGGGTGATTTACGCGAGGGAGAGGAGACACCGGGTTTATACGAATACGGTTATTGGTAGAAGTGGTCGGGGAGGGGAGAAAGATATGTAA